From the Pyxidicoccus trucidator genome, one window contains:
- a CDS encoding DUSAM domain-containing protein, whose amino-acid sequence MRPRVPAWDQVIAMEKWISPEGRLELPGEDRAQVQSVALQMTIAEAEVYTLLLTAEGTAALVREVRRRVIDGGKRYSSTLGDVRDLQEAEDPEGARKVLEEYIANEPIPRYREWAETELKDLE is encoded by the coding sequence GTGAGACCGCGAGTACCTGCATGGGACCAGGTCATTGCGATGGAGAAGTGGATCTCTCCGGAGGGAAGGTTGGAGCTTCCTGGTGAGGACCGCGCACAGGTGCAGTCCGTCGCGCTGCAGATGACGATTGCCGAGGCAGAGGTCTACACGTTGTTGCTCACGGCCGAGGGGACGGCGGCGCTGGTGCGGGAGGTCCGCCGCCGGGTCATCGATGGCGGGAAGCGCTACTCCAGCACGCTCGGCGACGTGCGTGACCTCCAGGAGGCGGAAGACCCTGAAGGCGCGCGGAAGGTGCTGGAGGAGTACATCGCGAACGAGCCTATTCCCCGTTACCGCGAGTGGGCCGAGACTGAGTTGAAGGACCTGGAGTGA